The Terriglobales bacterium sequence GACCTTGTGGTGATTCTTGAGAAAAAATTGCGGGGCGTCAGCGCAGCGGCGCTGAGCCGGTTCGCGGGACGGGCGCAGCGCGCCGCCGGCCTGCGCGGCCGGGTGAGCATCCTGGTGACGGGGAGCGCCGAGCTGCGCCGCCTGAATCGCCGCTACCGCCGCGCCGACCAGCCCACGGACGTGCTCTCTTTTCCGACCCGTGGCAACGGGATGGCCGGCGACATCGCCATCTCGGCGGAGGTTGCCGCCGGGAACGCGCGGCGCTTCGGGCACTCCGCAGCGGCGGAGGTGAAGATCCTGATCCTGCATGGCCTGTTGCACCTGGCCGGACTCGACCATGAGCGCGACCGCGGCCAGATGTCGCGTCGGGAAGAGAAGCTGCGGCGCAGGCTGGGCCTGCCGGCGTCACTGATTCAGCGGAGCTCCCCGGCAGCGGGGAAAGAATCATGACTTGGGCGATCATCCTCGTGGGATCGGGGCTCATCGTGCTACTCGCGCTGGTCTCCTATGTGGACCGCGTGTACACGGAGATGGGAAAGTTCCTCTCCCGCGAATTCCAGGAGAACATCGAGGCCTTCGAGAAGCTGGTTGAGCCCCGCGTGGGCGCCAGCCGCTCGCGCATCCAGCTCTCCATGGCAGTGCTGGCCCAGCTTTTCACCGCGGCCATCGCGCTGCTCTTCGGTTTCGTCGTCTTCCGCGACGGCCTGTGGGACTTTCCCGAGATTGCGCAGGCGAGCGTCGCCATCATCTTCGTGATCATCCTCTTCAACCGCTTGTTGCCCTTCGTCCTGTTCACGCGCACCCGGGGCGACTGGCTGGCCCCGCTGGCGCCGCTGCTGCGCTTGCTGGTGTACCTATCCTTGCCCGTGACCCTGGTGCTGAGTTTCTGTCTTTCGGTGGCGGCGCTGGCCGAAGAGCATCCCCCGGAGGAGCCCCAGCCCGGCGATGCCGTAGATGCTCTCATCGAGGCGGGCCAGGACGAAGGCATCCTGCAGGAGGGTGATAAGCAGCTCATCCAGTCGGTGGTCGAGTTCGGCGAGAAGACGGTGCACGAGGTGATGACGCCGCGACCGGAGATCGTCGCCGTCCCCGCCGATACTAGCGTCGAGCAGTTCACCGAGCTGCTGCGCGCCAAGCCCTACTCCCGCATGCCCGTGTACGAAGGTTCTATCGACCATGTGAAGGGCATCGTCTTCGCTCACGACGTGCTGCAGGTGGCGGACACCGAGGCCCGCGCCCAGACCGTGGGGAAGATGATGAAGCCCGTGCACTTCGTCCCCGAGAGCCAGCGGGTGCGCACGCTCATGCGAGAACTCCAGAAGGAGAACCAGCACATGGCCGTCGTGGTGGATGAGTACGGGAACGTCGCCGGCGTGGTCACCCTCGAAGACCTGATGGAGGAGATTGTGGGCGAGATTCGCGACGAGCACGAAGCCAAGGCTGACATCGTGCGCGAGTCCGAAAGCTCCTACGTCGTCCCCGGGCGCATGGACGTGGACCGCCTCGCGGAACTCTTTGGCGTTCGTCCCGAGGGCAGGGACGCCGCGACCGTGGCCGGGCTGGTGAGCGAGCTGCTGGGACGCATCCCCGCCCCGGGCGAGGTTGTGGAAGACGACGGCTTGCGCTTCGAGGTCCTGGAAGCCAGTTCC is a genomic window containing:
- the ybeY gene encoding rRNA maturation RNase YbeY; this encodes MALPFVLEDLVVILEKKLRGVSAAALSRFAGRAQRAAGLRGRVSILVTGSAELRRLNRRYRRADQPTDVLSFPTRGNGMAGDIAISAEVAAGNARRFGHSAAAEVKILILHGLLHLAGLDHERDRGQMSRREEKLRRRLGLPASLIQRSSPAAGKES
- a CDS encoding hemolysin family protein, coding for MTWAIILVGSGLIVLLALVSYVDRVYTEMGKFLSREFQENIEAFEKLVEPRVGASRSRIQLSMAVLAQLFTAAIALLFGFVVFRDGLWDFPEIAQASVAIIFVIILFNRLLPFVLFTRTRGDWLAPLAPLLRLLVYLSLPVTLVLSFCLSVAALAEEHPPEEPQPGDAVDALIEAGQDEGILQEGDKQLIQSVVEFGEKTVHEVMTPRPEIVAVPADTSVEQFTELLRAKPYSRMPVYEGSIDHVKGIVFAHDVLQVADTEARAQTVGKMMKPVHFVPESQRVRTLMRELQKENQHMAVVVDEYGNVAGVVTLEDLMEEIVGEIRDEHEAKADIVRESESSYVVPGRMDVDRLAELFGVRPEGRDAATVAGLVSELLGRIPAPGEVVEDDGLRFEVLEASSRRVERLRISRRSSAPPKAASA